Proteins from a genomic interval of Musa acuminata AAA Group cultivar baxijiao chromosome BXJ1-9, Cavendish_Baxijiao_AAA, whole genome shotgun sequence:
- the LOC135593544 gene encoding G-type lectin S-receptor-like serine/threonine-protein kinase At2g19130, with translation MDPLPLFLLLLPFFAPLSSAADTISANNSLPGSQTITSAGGNFVLGFFKLGNSSSRYYVGIWYKKVSKITPVWVANRETPVADQSTSELRIAGDGNLVLLNQSKSIVWSTDANISSNSTLAVLLDDGNLQLRDESNESQVFWQSFDHPTNTWLPGSKVGLNKVTNRNQHLTAWKNDDDPAPGIFSLELDPNGTSQYFILWNMTTEYWTSGIWNGQIFSNVPEMTANYVYNFEYVSNSTENYFIYTVKDNTIISRFVMDVSGQIKQLTWLENSQTWILFWSQPRQQCQVYSFCGSFGSCNENALPFCKCVQGFSPKSQSDWDLGDQSEGCQRNTPLQCGRSNSSRTEKDGFLTMSNMRLPVNSRTLSAVGSDGACEAACLSDCSCTAYSYDSGGCSVWDGDLLNLQEQYNGSDASTLYLRLAASELQSSKSNKGTVIWIVVGVAVAVLTCLAIIWFMIRRRRKRQMMRASKAVGGGLVAFRYGELQHATKNFSHKLGGGGFGSVFRGSLPDSTVVAVKKLEGILQGEKQFRTEVSTIGTIQHVNLVRLLGFCSEGSNKLLVYEFMPKGSLDTQLFQSNSAALDWRTRYQIAVGIARGLAYLHEQCRDCIIHCDIKPENILLDDSCVPKVADFGLAKLVGRDFSRVLTTMRGTRGYLAPEWITGVAITPKADVYSYGMMLFEIVSGRRNLEQTEDGTTGFFPTLVASKLKSGDVGSLLDHRLEGEADLEEMERACKLACWCIQDDESCRPTMGQVGQVLEGFLEVNMPPIPRSLRVLAETPEEINFFYEFSSNQSSKTRSATSNSTQTKSTASNSSGV, from the coding sequence ATGGATCCCCTTCCTctgtttcttctcctcctccccttctttGCACCTCTCTCCTCTGCAGCTGACACCATCTCTGCCAACAATTCTCTCCCAGGGAGCCAAACCATAACCTCCGCAGGCGGCAACTTTGTGCTGGGCTTCTTCAAGCTTGGTAACTCCTCCAGCCGCTACTACGTCGGCATCTGGTACAAGAAGGTCTCCAAGATCACCCCCGTATGGGTGGCCAACCGAGAAACCCCGGTCGCAGACCAAAGCACATCAGAGCTCAGAATCGCCGGTGACGGCAACCTGGTCCTCCTCAACCAGTCCAAATCGATCGTGTGGTCCACTGATGCCAATATATCCTCCAACTCCACCCTTGCCGTGCTCCTCGATGATGGAAACCTGCAGCTGAGAGATGAGTCCAATGAGTCCCAGGTCTTCTGGCAGAGCTTTGATCACCCCACCAACACTTGGCTCCCCGGCAGCAAAGTGGGGTTGAACAAGGTCACCAATCGAAACCAGCATCTCACGGCCTGGAAGAACGACGATGACCCTGCTCCTGGGATCTTCTCCCTCGAATTGGATCCTAATGGAACCAGCCAGTACTTCATACTCTGGAACATGACCACGGAATACTGGACTAGCGGAATCTGGAATGGCCAGATCTTTAGCAATGTTCCTGAGATGACCGCGAACTACGTCTACAACTTCGAGTATGTTAGCAATTCGACGGAGAACTACTTCATCTACACCGTCAAGGATAATACGATCATCTCCAGGTTCGTCATGGACGTCTCCGGTCAGATCAAGCAGCTCACATGGCTGGAGAATTCACAAACGTGGATACTCTTCTGGTCTCAGCCGAGGCAGCAGTGCCAGGTGTATTCCTTCTGTGGATCTTTCGGTAGCTGCAACGAGAACGCTTTGCCGTTCTGCAAGTGCGTCCAGGGTTTCAGCCCCAAGTCTCAGAGCGACTGGGATTTGGGTGATCAAAGCGAGGGATGCCAGAGGAACACCCCGTTGCAGTGCGGTCGAAGCAACTCGTCCAGGACGGAGAAAGATGGGTTCCTCACCATGTCGAACATGAGGTTACCTGTGAACTCGCGGACTCTTTCCGCCGTCGGGAGTGACGGAGCCTGTGAAGCGGCCTGCTTGAGCGACTGCTCCTGCACCGCTTATTCTTACGATAGTGGTGGGTGCTCTGTGTGGGACGGGGATCTGCTGAACCTGCAAGAACAGTACAACGGATCAGATGCAAGCACCCTTTACCTTCGTCTTGCCGCCTCGGAGCTGCAGAGTTCCAAAAGCAACAAAGGAACGGTGATTTGGATCGTCGTCGGTGTCGCGGTGGCCGTCTTAACTTGTTTGGCCATCATATGGTTCATGATACGGAGGCGTCGGAAAAGGCAGATGATGAGAGCATCAAAGGCTGTGGGGGGTGGTCTGGTGGCGTTTAGGTACGGTGAGCTGCAGCATGCCACGAAAAACTTCTCGCACAAGCTCGGTGGCGGAGGTTTTGGATCGGTTTTCAGGGGGTCGCTGCCCGACTCCACCGTCGTCGCGGTGAAGAAACTGGAAGGCATTCTTCAGGGGGAGAAGCAATTCCGGACGGAGGTGAGTACGATCGGCACAATTCAGCATGTCAACCTGGTTCGCCTGCTCGGGTTCTGCTCCGAGGGAAGCAATAAGCTGCTGGTCTACGAGTTCATGCCGAAAGGTTCCCTCGACACCCAGCTCTTCCAGAGCAATTCGGCAGCTTTGGATTGGAGAACGAGGTACCAAATCGCCGTGGGAATCGCGAGAGGATTGGCTTATCTCCACGAGCAGTGCAGAGACTGCATCATCCACTGCGACATAAAGCCAGAGAACATACTGTTGGACGATTCATGCGTCCCCAAAGTGGCGGACTTCGGCCTGGCCAAGCTTGTGGGGCGAGACTTCAGCCGGGTTCTGACCACCATGAGAGGAACCAGAGGCTACCTTGCACCGGAATGGATCACCGGCGTGGCGATCACGCCAAAAGCCGATGTGTACAGCTACGGGATGATGCTGTTCGAGATCGTATCAGGGAGGAGGAACTTGGAGCAGACAGAGGACGGGACTACTGGTTTCTTCCCCACATTGGTGGCCAGCAAACTCAAATCTGGGGATGTGGGAAGCTTGCTGGATCACAGACTGGAGGGGGAAGCCGACCTGGAGGAGATGGAACGAGCCTGCAAGCTGGCATGCTGGTGCATTCAGGATGATGAGAGCTGCAGGCCAACAATGGGGCAAGTGGGTCAAGTCTTGGAGGGATTTCTGGAGGTCAACATGCCTCCCATTCCCAGATCACTTCGAGTTCTTGCTGAAACCCCAGAGGAGATCAATTTCTTCTACGAGTTCTCCTCGAATCAAAGCAGCAAGACCAGGAGTGCTACTTCAAATAGCACCCAGACCAAAAGCACTGCATCAAACAGTTCTGGTGTCTGA